The Pseudodesulfovibrio cashew genomic sequence TGGCCAGGAGGAGGGAATCTCCTTCAGCAGCGGCGGGAAACGCCTGAAAAAAAATCATGGCAACGGCGAGAGCGTAAGCTAGGCGTCTTTGCAAAATCGGATCTCCGGCATGCTTGAAAATAATCCAGTCCGAGGAGAGGCAGGGATGTCCCACTCGCTGCCGAATTTGCCCGGCATTACCCTGCCCTGCTTAAAGCCTCTCTGATGCCTGTCCAGCCCGTAACAACCAGGAGGACAGAAGGCGCTACATCAAATACACATATCATGTTCCCAGGGAATCGTACAACCCTGGCTACAGGCTTGTTCGTCGCCAAAAAGGAGAAAGGCAAAAAGAGAAAGGCCTCCGGGACTGGAAACCGGAGGCCTTTAACTTGAATGGAATGCCGTCGTGTCTAGAGAAACACGTAGACTGCCGCCAGTCCGGTAAGGGACATGGTTATGGTATATGGCAGTGCCAGCAGGACCATTCTGCCGTAAGAGAGACGAATGACTGGTGCTAGAGCACTCGTCAGCAGGAAGAGGAACGCTGCCTGGCCGTTAGGGGTGGCCACCGACGGGATGTTGGTCCCGGTGTTGATGGCCACGGCCAGTTTGTCGAAGTGCTCCATCGTCTCCTTGACGTATGTTGCCGCGTCCTGAGGAAGGGTGGCCAGGACGTCCGCCCGCGCAATGTGCGGGTCCGTCAGCTTGGCCATCAGCTCCTGGCCGCTCATCCCGATGCCTTGCACGGCGTCCAACACGTGGATGAAATGCAGCTTGGTCTCGGAAATGTAGACCGTTGCAACAAACACGTTGTCGGAGATGGAAGAGAGCAGGCCGTTGGCCACGTAGTAGGCCGCGAGCTGATCCTGGCCCTTCAGTTCCAGGACGTAACCGATAATGGGAGCGAAGAGCTCCTGCGAATGGATGACCGCGACGATCGAGAAGAACACGACCAGCAGCGCGGTAAACGGCAGGGCCTCTTCAAAGGCGTGGCCGAGGCGGCTTTCCTCGACAATGCCGGTGAACGAAGTCAAAAGAATGATGACCGAAAGGCCGATCAGACCCACGGCGGCGAGGTGGAAGGCCAGCGCCAGGATGAGCCACACGCCTGCTGCGGCCTGCAGGATCAGCTTGAGTTTGCCGGCCTGTCCCTGCTTCTCCTCCATCTCGATGGCGGTCTCGAGCAGGAACGACCGGATGTTGCCGGGCATCTCGAAGCCGTAGCCGAAGAGCTTGTACTTCTCCACGGCCTGGCAGGTCAGCATGCCCACGATAAAGACCGGAATAGTCACGGGCGCGGCATGCAGGAAGAAGGGAATGAAATGCCAGCCCATCTCGCCGCCTACCAGCAGGTTCTGGGGCTCGCCGACCAGGGTGCAGACGCCGCCCAGGGCCGTGCCCACCGCGCCATGCATCATCAGGTTGCGAAGGAAGCCGCGGAACTGCAGCAGCTCCGCCCTGTTCTGCTCCTTGACGCTCTGGTCGCAACACAGGTCGTGGCAATCCGAGTTGTCCTTGCCGGAAACGTACCGGTGATAGACGTTGTAGAAGCCGTAAGCCACGGCCATGATCACCGCCGTAACGGTCAGGGCGTCGAGAAAGGCGGAGAGAAAGGCACCCGCGAAGCAGAACATCAGGGAGATGGTCTTCTTGGACTTAACGCGGACCAGGATGCGGGTGAAGGTGAACTGAAGGAAATCCTTCATGAAGTAGATGCCCGCAACCATGAAGATCAGCAGCAGGATGACCTCGAAGTTCTTCAGCGCCTCATGATAGACGGTCTCGGGCTCGGTCATGCCCATGATAATGGCCTCGATGGCCAGCAGGCCGCCCGAGGGCAGCGGGTAGCATTTCAGGGCCATGGCCAGAGTGAAGATGAATTCTGCAATAAGCGCCCAGCCGGCGATAAAGGTGCCGGCGGTCAGCATCAGAATCGGATTGAGGACAAGAAAGGAGATGATCACGAGCTTGTACCAGCTCGGAGCATTCCCTAGAAACGTCTGAACAAAGGTTTTCGTCATTGGTGTTTTCATTCCAATCTCCTTAAAAAGGCCCAAAACGCCTCATTGCGGCCGAAACAGAGTGTTCGTGCCGAGGCGTCGAGTCTATGGAATATGTAAAATCAGTTTAGGTTCGGGTTGTTTCGACTTGTCCCGAAAACGGGCGCCGGAATAGTTTCCCGGCGCCCGTTGGTATCCTAGTAGAAAACCATCAAAGCTGCAATCATCACAACCATGTAAATCACGGTCATGCCTGCGCCGCTTCTGACGTAGTCAATGGTGCGATATCCTCCCGGCCGCATGATCAGGGCGTTGACCTGGTGCGTGGGCAGGACAAAGGTGTTGGAGGCCGCGACGGCCACGGTCAGGGCGGCTACGCGGGGGTCAACCCCGGCGTTGAGCGCCATGTTCATGGACAGCGGTACCAGCAGAACGGTCGCGCCGACGTTTGACGCCACCAGTGTGAAGAAGGAGGTTAGAATGCCGATGACAGTGAGCAGGATCACGGGCGTGGGCGTGCCCAGCGCGGCCATGATCGTGTCCGCGATGTATTTCGCGGCTCCTGTGTTCTCGAAGGCCATGCCCAGAGGGATAAGCCCGCCGAGCAGGAACACGGTCATCCAGTCAACGGACTGGTAGGCCTCGTCGATGGTCAGGACCTTGGTCAGGACCATGCCCAGAGCGCCGGTAAGCAGCGCGATGGAAAGCTGGACGTGGAAACCGAGGATCATGGTCAGGGAGATTGCCAGCCACATCAGGGCGACCTTCGCCTTTTCCGTGCGCAGCAGCTCACCCTTGACCGCTTCGGTGAAGACCAGGTCGGGCAAGCCCTTGATCATGTGGAAGACTTCCCAACGACCGTGCAGGAGCAGGGCGTCACCGGACTCGATGACGATGTCGCTCAGACCGCTGACAAAGATCTTGTCCCCGCGGAAAATAGCCAGCGGCGAGACCTGGAAGCGTTGTCTGATACGAAGATCGGCCATGGTCTTGCCCATGAACTCGGACCGGGGGGTGACAATACCCTCCATGATGCCCGCGTTGTTGGGCGAGAGTTCCTCGGCAAAGGTGGCCAGCTCCGCCTGGAGCGCCCATCCCATGTCGTCGGCCATGTGCTCGACGAACTCCCGGGGACCCACAACCACCAGATGGTCGCCGGGTTTGACAACCTCATCGGGTGAAGGGGCAAAGACGTGGCTGGTCCCGCCGTCGCGAGCGATGGCGACCAACGTACAGAAATAGATCGGACGAATGTCCAAGGATTTCAGTGTAGCGTCGTGCTTCCAATCCTCGGGCACATGCAACTCGTACAACGAACCGATGTTGTTGTAGGTATCAGTGAGCACCGAAGACATGGGCCCGGCGCTCTCCTCTTCGGACCGGTTCGGCAGGATGAACCGGCCGAAGATTATGAAGTAGATGAGAGCGGCTGCGATCAGAACCAGACCGATGGGGGTGACGCTGAACATCCCGAAGGACTCGTACTTGGTCCCGCCGACGACCATCAGGTCGTTGAGCAGAATCAAGGGACTGGAGCCGACGAGAGTCAGACAGCCGCCGATGATGGCGCAAAAGCCCATGGGCATGAGCAAGCGCCCCACCGGCACGCCGGTCTGGTTGCCGATGCGCTTGGCCGCGGGCAGGAAGAGCGCGGCCGCGCCGATGTTCTGCATAAAGCCGGATATGATGGCAACTGTTCCGGCTATGAGTGCCATGATCCTTGATTCGCTCTTCCCTGCGAAACGTAGGATCACTCGGGCCATTGAATTCATGACGCCGGTTTTATCCAACCCGGCACCGATAATGATGACGGCAATAATTGAAACGACGGCGTTACTGCTCAGGCCGCTGATGGCCTGTTGCGGGGTAACCAGCCCCAGCAGGGGCAGGAGTACCATCATAATGATGCCAACCACGTCAACGCGAACCCACTCGAAGATGAAGAGGAGCACAGCGAAAGCGAGTACGGCCATAACCGTAATAATCTCAGGGGTCATATGAAATCCTTAAAGTGTGAGTAAACGTTGCGGGCTTTTCGCTATTTGGCCCGCAACGTCGCCCGGGTGTAGACTGGAATGCTGCTCCTCTGAGAGGCGACGGCAGTGTCGTCCATGACATAGCGGAACGGATCCTTCTCGTGCATCTTGGCCACGACGCTATCCTCGTCTCCCTGGCGAACTTCGTGACAGAAGGCCAGGCCTGCGTCTTCGGCTTTGCAGGAGAAGTATTCTATATTCTTTCGAGCCTGATCGGAGAAGGCCTTGAAGTCTTCGCCGGTTTCATCAAGATTGAGAGCTACGAGCGAACTGCGGGTCTTGCTGGCCATGCTGATGGCATAGTCGGCTATTCCGCGAGAAAAGGATTCGCCCTTGCTGACGATCAGTATCTTGCACTGCGGCCGGTCACAGCGAACCGCTTCGGTTGCCATGGGGGTGTTGCAGACGGCGGCTTCCTTGCGGCTTCCGGTGAGTCGTTTGAAAAAGGTCTTCATCGAATATCCTCCCGATTGTTCCGTAAGATGATGTTCGTGATAGACTGCCCAGGCGCCTACATTGCAGGTGTTGCAATTCTTTGCGGCCATGGAGTCATAATGCTTGTCCACCACTTTTTTCACTCCGCTGAAGAGGGCCATGTTTCACTCCTTACTAGTTAAACGTTGGAGGGTGCGTTTCCACCTCTTGCGTACTCTTACTTGATCAAAACACATGCCAAAAACGAGTATCTAATTAATACACTGTAATAATTGATTAAATATATTATTTCATCTTCGTCGATCCGAGGAAACGATGCGATATGCAACGCCGAGTGACCGAGAAATCACCAAATAGTGGCTAATTACCGTAAGACCCCCATTTTTAGCACGATGCAAAACGCAACGCTAAGAAGGCTCAAAGACAATTTACCTATTATAATATGAAACAGGACCTCCTGGCTCAGGGCATGTGAATTTTTTCGCTTGCTTGAAATTTTTATTTATTCTTTTTTTACAGCATGTTATCTAATCTAAAATATATTCCAATCTGAAACATGACAGGGAGATACCCCCTGTTGCAAAAACTCTTTCCCCTGCCGCTGCAATCTGCAACCTTAACAAGCGGAAAACAGCATGATATAAAGGGAAATACGGCACAATAAGCGCTCCGACCAACTGGGCGGTGCAAAGAAAACTGTGCCGGGGGAGGCTTTCGCGTATGGGATGGTTCGGTAAGAAAAAGCCGCCGGCACCTGAGGCCGAGCCGGAAAGGGAAATCCCCCGCCAGGAAGACTCCAAGGCGGTCTCCTCGACCGCGCACGACTCACTTCGGCAACGAGTGGAGTCCGCCGGCCTGCCCCCGGACGTCCTCGATACGGCCCTGTCGGAATGCGACCGGGCCATAGCCCTCGACCCCTCGTCGCCCGAATACTCCATCGGGCAGAACTATCTCGAATTTCTTCTGGCCCTCCCCTGGGACAAGACCACAAAGGACGACCTGGACATCGCCAGGGCCGAAGAGGTGCTTAACGCCCGGCACTACGGCCTGCGCAGGGTCAAGGAGCGCATCCTGGAATTCCTCGCGGTCAAGAACCTCCGGGGAAAGCCCACCGCGCGCATCCTGCTGGTGGACGACGAACAGATCGCCAGGGAAAACCTGTCCATAGTCTTCGAGGCCGACGGCTTTGAAGTGACCGCCGTGGGCAACGGCCTGGAAGCCGTGAAGGCCATGGAAAAGGAACCTGCCGATATCGTGGTCTCCGACCTGAAGATGGAAGGCATGGACGGCATGGAGCTGTTGCAGGTTCTCCGCCAGCGCTGGCCGGATACCAAGGTGATCATGCTCACAGGCTACGCCACGGTAAAGACCGCAGTGGCCGCCATGCGCCAGGGAGCGGACCAGTACCTGGGCAAGCCCGTCAACCTGACCAAGCTGCGCAAGTACGTCAACGAACTCTTCGAACAGAGCCTGCGCGCCCAGCACCTGCGGGGCCCGGTGCTCTGCTTTTCAGGCCCGCCCGGCATGGGCAAGACCTCTATCGGCAAGGCCATCGCAGAGGCCATGGGAAGAAAATTCTTCCGCCTCTCGCTGGCCGGCCTGCGGGACGAAGCCGAGTTGCGCGGCCACAGGCGGACCTACGTGGGGGCCATGCCGGGACGCATTCTCCAGGGTGTCAAGAAGGCGGGATCCAAGAACCCGGTCATCCTGCTGGATGAGGTGGACAAGGCCGTGCAGAACTTCCAGGGCGACGCTACCGCCGTACTGTTGGAGATGCTCGATCCCGAGCAGAACACCGCTTTTGTGGACCACTACATGGGG encodes the following:
- a CDS encoding SLC13 family permease, which encodes MTPEIITVMAVLAFAVLLFIFEWVRVDVVGIIMMVLLPLLGLVTPQQAISGLSSNAVVSIIAVIIIGAGLDKTGVMNSMARVILRFAGKSESRIMALIAGTVAIISGFMQNIGAAALFLPAAKRIGNQTGVPVGRLLMPMGFCAIIGGCLTLVGSSPLILLNDLMVVGGTKYESFGMFSVTPIGLVLIAAALIYFIIFGRFILPNRSEEESAGPMSSVLTDTYNNIGSLYELHVPEDWKHDATLKSLDIRPIYFCTLVAIARDGGTSHVFAPSPDEVVKPGDHLVVVGPREFVEHMADDMGWALQAELATFAEELSPNNAGIMEGIVTPRSEFMGKTMADLRIRQRFQVSPLAIFRGDKIFVSGLSDIVIESGDALLLHGRWEVFHMIKGLPDLVFTEAVKGELLRTEKAKVALMWLAISLTMILGFHVQLSIALLTGALGMVLTKVLTIDEAYQSVDWMTVFLLGGLIPLGMAFENTGAAKYIADTIMAALGTPTPVILLTVIGILTSFFTLVASNVGATVLLVPLSMNMALNAGVDPRVAALTVAVAASNTFVLPTHQVNALIMRPGGYRTIDYVRSGAGMTVIYMVVMIAALMVFY
- the nhaB gene encoding sodium/proton antiporter NhaB; translated protein: MKTPMTKTFVQTFLGNAPSWYKLVIISFLVLNPILMLTAGTFIAGWALIAEFIFTLAMALKCYPLPSGGLLAIEAIIMGMTEPETVYHEALKNFEVILLLIFMVAGIYFMKDFLQFTFTRILVRVKSKKTISLMFCFAGAFLSAFLDALTVTAVIMAVAYGFYNVYHRYVSGKDNSDCHDLCCDQSVKEQNRAELLQFRGFLRNLMMHGAVGTALGGVCTLVGEPQNLLVGGEMGWHFIPFFLHAAPVTIPVFIVGMLTCQAVEKYKLFGYGFEMPGNIRSFLLETAIEMEEKQGQAGKLKLILQAAAGVWLILALAFHLAAVGLIGLSVIILLTSFTGIVEESRLGHAFEEALPFTALLVVFFSIVAVIHSQELFAPIIGYVLELKGQDQLAAYYVANGLLSSISDNVFVATVYISETKLHFIHVLDAVQGIGMSGQELMAKLTDPHIARADVLATLPQDAATYVKETMEHFDKLAVAINTGTNIPSVATPNGQAAFLFLLTSALAPVIRLSYGRMVLLALPYTITMSLTGLAAVYVFL
- a CDS encoding universal stress protein, translating into MALFSGVKKVVDKHYDSMAAKNCNTCNVGAWAVYHEHHLTEQSGGYSMKTFFKRLTGSRKEAAVCNTPMATEAVRCDRPQCKILIVSKGESFSRGIADYAISMASKTRSSLVALNLDETGEDFKAFSDQARKNIEYFSCKAEDAGLAFCHEVRQGDEDSVVAKMHEKDPFRYVMDDTAVASQRSSIPVYTRATLRAK
- a CDS encoding S16 family serine protease; amino-acid sequence: MGWFGKKKPPAPEAEPEREIPRQEDSKAVSSTAHDSLRQRVESAGLPPDVLDTALSECDRAIALDPSSPEYSIGQNYLEFLLALPWDKTTKDDLDIARAEEVLNARHYGLRRVKERILEFLAVKNLRGKPTARILLVDDEQIARENLSIVFEADGFEVTAVGNGLEAVKAMEKEPADIVVSDLKMEGMDGMELLQVLRQRWPDTKVIMLTGYATVKTAVAAMRQGADQYLGKPVNLTKLRKYVNELFEQSLRAQHLRGPVLCFSGPPGMGKTSIGKAIAEAMGRKFFRLSLAGLRDEAELRGHRRTYVGAMPGRILQGVKKAGSKNPVILLDEVDKAVQNFQGDATAVLLEMLDPEQNTAFVDHYMGLPFDLSATLFICTVNSVERLPAPLRDRLEVIEFPSYTRQEKFKIAMDFLVPDQLRLHGLDERLVTVSPEAVRQIVTDYTREAGLRGLRMQLAALCRKLAKHILANGKDRAVEVDTDTVVELLGPPPFAATAAQLRPKVGLATSLVWTEIGGEIIFVEAARMKGNKQLMLTGSLGEVLRESAQTSLSYIRSHASEYGIDPDFYEVSDIHVHIPAGAVSKEGPSAGVAITIALLSLLTGRPVRQDVASTGELSLLGEVLPVGGVREKLMAAQSSGIATVILPQGCATKVESMEAEVVGNLDIRFVSSMEEAAALALCDAPTPGDNA